CGAGATCGCGCGTTTCCTGCTCGCCGAGCCCCACTCGATCCACTAGGAGGCCCGTGGAGCTCGAACGCGACGCGATCGAGCGCCTCCTGGACGACTGGCCCGTGGCGCGCCTCTCGACCGTGTCGCCGTCCGGCGCGCCCGAGGCCGTGCCGGTCGTGTTCGCGCGCAGCGGCGGGGCGCTCTGGTCACCGATCGACGGCAAGCCCAAGCGCGGCGGCGAGCTGGCGCGCCTGCGCAACGTGCGCGCGGAGCCGCGCGTGTGCCTCCTGCTCGACCACTACGAGGACGACTGGTCGCTGCTCTGGTGGCTGCGCGTCGACGGGCGCGCGTCG
The Myxococcota bacterium genome window above contains:
- a CDS encoding pyridoxamine 5'-phosphate oxidase family protein — its product is MELERDAIERLLDDWPVARLSTVSPSGAPEAVPVVFARSGGALWSPIDGKPKRGGELARLRNVRAEPRVCLLLDHYEDDWSLLWWLRVDGRASVVGLDAAGAAGAAAALRAKYPRYAEGVTALFSGPPTLLRIEVVRAFGWRARVLG